One window of Medicago truncatula cultivar Jemalong A17 chromosome 2, MtrunA17r5.0-ANR, whole genome shotgun sequence genomic DNA carries:
- the LOC11406470 gene encoding uncharacterized protein — protein MGNENHDQQYSKKLPSYNNPQTHILTQKHKLKFVMLIIFTNLFTIYMFTGPFSFMYRYSSMSSSDSNSILQELNSTKAQLAASHTILSELHQRLNSTNLLVQALLIDLTREQEKHSNRVDENPLIVKLGKDDSTTAAGSLSDELSIALGPHKLPYGYSPKIGSDEIHMTIGEACLRLNEELKQYMTYDIGGECPVDEVLSQGLILKGCEPLPRRRCHPKSPMNYVEPTPLPDSLWTTPPDTSIIWEPYSCKSYQCLVDRKNEPGNSYDCKGCFDLEKEEKIKWIFDDGGLDFGIDQVLATKAPGTIRIGLDIGGGSGTFAARMRERNVTVITSTLNLDGPFNNMVASRGLIPMHISISQRFPFFENTLDIVHSMDVIGNWMPDTMLEFVLYDIYRVLRPGGLFWLDHFFCFGSQLNKTYVPMLDRVGFNKLRWHVGMKLDPKVRKDVWLISALMEKPMI, from the coding sequence atgggAAATGAAAATCATGACCAACAATACTCGAAAAAGCTTCCATCTTATAATAATCCACAGACTCACATTCTGACACAAAAGCACAAGCTGAAGTTTGTTATGCTAATCATATTTACCAACCTTTTCACCATTTACATGTTCACCGGTCCATTTAGTTTCATGTATCGGTACTCCTCTATGAGTAGTAGTGACTCAAACTCCATATTGCAGGAACTTAACTCCACCAAAGCTCAACTCGCTGCAAGCCACACGATCTTATCGGAGCTTCATCAAAGACTCAACTCCACCAACTTACTTGTCCAGGCCTTGCTTATCGATCTTACCCGCGAACAAGAAAAGCACTCCAACCGTGTTGATGAGAACCCTTTAATTGTAAAGCTTGGAAAGGATGACTCAACTACTGCTGCTGGTTCGCTATCTGATGAGCTCAGTATTGCACTTGGCCCTCACAAGCTCCCTTATGGGTACTCACCGAAGATCGGGTCAGATGAGATTCACATGACTATTGGTGAAGCCTGCTTGAGGCTCAATGAGGAGTTAAAGCAATATATGACGTACGACATTGGAGGGGAATGTCCTGTAGATGAAGTACTTTCGCAAGGACTCATACTCAAAGGGTGTGAACCACTACCTCGTCGGAGATGCCACCCAAAGTCTCCGATGAATTATGTAGAGCCAACACCTTTACCGGATAGCCTTTGGACAACTCCACCAGATACAAGCATTATCTGGGAGCCTTATAGTTGTAAGAGTTACCAGTGTCTTGTTGATAGAAAGAATGAGCCTGGTAATTCCTATGACTGCAAAGGTTGCTTTGACttagagaaagaagaaaagattaAGTGGATATTTGATGATGGTGGACTTGATTTTGGAATAGATCAAGTTCTTGCAACAAAAGCGCCCGGAACGATTCGGATTGGACTTGACATTGGTGGTGGAAGTGGAACATTTGCTGCAAGGATGAGGGAAAGAAATGTGACGGTCATTACAAGTACACTGAATTTGGATGGTCCATTCAACAACATGGTTGCATCAAGGGGTTTGATACCAATGCATATTAGCATTTCTCAAAGGTTTCCATTCTTCGAAAACACGTTGGATATTGTGCACTCTATGGATGTCATTGGCAACTGGATGCCAGATACCATGCTTGAGTTTGTGTTGTATGATATATACAGGGTTTTGAGGCCAGGTGGACTATTCTGGCTTGACCATTTCTTCTGCTTTGGTTCACAGCTCAACAAAACTTATGTGCCGATGTTGGATCGAGTTGGGTTCAATAAACTGCGATGGCATGTTGGAATGAAACTTGATCCTAAGGTTCGAAAGGATGTGTGGTTGATTTCAGCTCTGATGGAGAAACCAATGATTTGA
- the LOC11406471 gene encoding cinnamoyl-CoA reductase 1, with the protein MASENREEVVCVTGANGFIGSWLVHTLLSKQNPHYKIHATIFPNSDPSHLFTLHPEAQSRITIFPVNILDSTAVSNAINGCSGVFHVASPCTLEDPTDPQKELLEPAVQGTLNVLEASKRAGVKRVVLTSSISAMVPNPNWPENKAIDEGSWTDVEYCKLRGKWYPVSKTEAEKVAWEFCEKHSGVDVVAVHPGTCLGPLLQNQMNASSAVLQRLMMGEKDTQECYWLGAVHVKDVARAHVLVYETPTAAGRYLCVNGIYQFSSFAKIVSELYHDYPIHSFPNETQPGLTPFKEAAKRLIDLGLVFTPIQDAIREAAESLMAKGFLQRTTSQK; encoded by the exons ATGGCAAGCGAAAACAGAGAAGAGGTGGTATGCGTAACCGGAGCAAACGGATTCATCGGATCATGGCTAGTTCACACCCTATTATCTAAACAAAACCCACACTACAAAATCCACGCTACAATCTTCCCCAATTCCGATCCATCTCATCTTTTCACACTCCACCCCGAAGCCCAATCTCGCATCACCATCTTCCCCGTTAACATCCTCGACTCCACCGCCGTCTCAAACGCCATCAACGGTTGTTCCGGTGTCTTCCATGTCGCTTCCCCATGCACTCTCGAAGACCCAACCGATCCACAAAAGGAACTTCTGGAACCCGCTGTACAAGGAACGCTTAACGTTCTAGAAGCATCAAAACGCGCGGGTGTGAAGCGCGTGGTTCTTACATCCTCCATTTCAGCCATG GTACCAAACCCTAATTGGCCGGAAAACAAGGCGATTGACGAGGGGTCGTGGACTGATGTTGAGTACTGTAAGTTGAGGGGGAAGTGGTATCCCGTGTCGAAAACGGAGGCGGAGAAGGTGGCGTGGGAGTTTTGTGAGAAACACAGCGGTGTGGATGTGGTTGCAGTTCATCCAGGGACTTGTTTGGGGCCGTTGCTTCAGAATCAGATGAATGCAAGTTCTGCGGTGTTGCAGAGGTTGATGATGGGGGAGAAGGATACACAGGAGTGTTATTGGTTGGGTGCTGTTCATGTTAAAGATGTTGCTAGAGCTCATGTTTTGGTTTACGAGACTCCAACTGCTGCTGGTAGATATCTTTGTGTTAATGGTATCTATCAGTTTTCTAGTTTTGCCAAAATTGTCTCTGAATTGTACCATGATTACCCTATTCACAG TTTCCCGAATGAAACTCAACCTGGTTTGACACCATTTAAAGAGGCAGCAAAGAGGCTAATAGATTTGGGCTTAGTCTTCACACCCATTCAAGATGCTATCAGAGAAGCAGCAGAGAGCCTTATGGCTAAAGGCTTCCTGCAGAGAACAACCTCACAGAAATAG
- the LOC11405623 gene encoding uncharacterized protein produces the protein MDKVVEEVERVKKEWNETCIKTQDHINAIGEYGKSGRSKDEKNSLARLNGIAQDGLALLSSLHFNLDLLAPQLPTQQEVDSARQLLQSWKTLTQNLRISLRNANLQAKANLRKAAQEERELLLGGGEESTVRRRNLQTKAGMTSAAESITESLRRTRQLMVQEVERNTSTLMTLDESTGVLKKAESEYKGHRSLLTRTRNLLSTMQRQDIIDRVILGVGFLLFSLAVLYVVSKRIGILTLQRKVTGAIKAGMMGQAGLRPQAVAENMNPHQARVDRVHNIEAPLEQQIHDEL, from the exons ATGGACAAGGTTGTAGAAGAGGTGGAAAGGGTGAAGAAAGAGTGGAACGAAACATGCATCAAAACACAGGATCACATCAATGCAATTGGAGAATACGGTAAATCAGGAAGATCAAAAGATGAAAAGAATTCACTTGCTAGATTAAACGGTATTGCTCAAGATGGTTTAGCGCTTCTTTCTTCTTTGCATTTCAATCTCGATCTTCTCGCTCCTCAGTTGCCTACACAACAAGAAGTTGATTCTGCTCGTCAATTGCTTCAATCATGGAAAACCCTAACTCAAAA TTTGCGGATAAGTTTGAGGAATGCTAATCTACAAGCCAAGGCTAACTTGAGGAAAGCTGCTCAAGAAGAG AGAGAACTACTTCTAGGTGGTGGAGAAGAATCAACAGTTCGCAGACGCAATTTGCA GACAAAAGCTGGAATGACATCTGCCGCAGAGAGCATAACAGAAAGCCTCCGTCGTACCCGTCAATTGATGGTTCAG GAAGTTGAAAGAAACACAAGCACACTTATGACTCTTG ATGAATCAACTGGAGTGTTAAAAAAGGCTGAAAGTGAATATAAAGGGCACCGCTCATTGTTGACGAGAACTAGAAATCTTCTTTCCACAATGCAACGTCAAGATATCATAGACAG GGTGATACTTGGGGTTGGCTTTCTGTTGTTCTCCCTTGCCGTTCTTTATGTTGTTTCCAAACGTATTGGAATACTTACGTTGCAGAGAAAGGTTACTGGGGCCATAAAAGCTGGTATGATGGGCCAGGCAGGGCTAAGACCACAAGCTGTTGCAGAGAACATGAATCCTCATCAAGCCAGAGTTGATCGTGTTCATAATATAGAGGCTCCTTTAGAACAACAAATACATGATGAACTTTGA
- the LOC11408216 gene encoding actin-depolymerizing factor 2 produces MANAASGMAVHDDCKLKFMELKAKRTHRFIVYKIEEKQKQVIVEKLGEPAQGYEDFTACLPADECRYAVYDFEYLTEENVPKSRIFFIGWSPDTARVRSKMIYASTKERFKRELDGIQIELQATDPTEMGLDVFKSRAN; encoded by the exons ATG GCAAATGCAGCATCTGGTATGGCAGTCCATGATGACTGCAAGTTAAAGTTTATGGAACTCAAGGCAAAAAGGACACACCGGTTCATAGTGTATAAGATCGAGGAGAAACAGAAGCAAGTCATTGTGGAAAAGCTTGGTGAGCCAGCCCAAGGCTATGAAGATTTCACTGCATGCCTTCCTGCTGATGAGTGTCGTTATGCTGTTTATGATTTTGAGTATCTGACAGAAGAGAATGTCCCCAAAAGCAGAATTTTTTTCATTGGCTG GTCGCCTGATACAGCAAGGGTGAGAAGCAAGATGATTTATGCAAGCACCAAAGAAAGGTTCAAGAGGGAGCTGGATGGAATTCAAATAGAGTTGCAGGCAACTGATCCTACTGAAATGGGTCTTGACGTGTTCAAAAGCCGTGCCAACTAA